The stretch of DNA TTCTTTTTTCTTTTCAGACTCGACGTCTTCTTTGATTTTTTCTAAAGCCGCCATGGCTTTTAGTTTTTCCAATGCACTTTGCTGCTTAGATTTTACTTTTTCTAAGTTAACCCCTTCATCGGCTTTGGGAACTTTGACTTCTGGTTTTGGCGCTGGGGGTGTCGGTGGCTTTTCTGCCGCTTTTTCCACAGGTTTTTCCGCAGGCTTATCTGGCAATTGTGGTTTGGCTTCAGGTTTTGGAGGTTCTATTTTTGCAGGAACTTTATCGGGTAACGCCACCATGTCTACGCGCACCGCTTGAGAAAAATCGATTTGTTCTGGTGTAAAAAAGACCGCCTTCACCGTGAACAAAAGCAAAATCATTCCGTGCACGACAAAGGAAACCCCTAAGCCGCGGGAGAGTCGTTCTTCTTCTCTGTTCGGTTCGCGTTCTAGTTCCAAGGTCCTAGTTATCCTTAGGCATGGTGATTAAACCAATGTTAAAGATCCCTGCAGCTCGAACTTCTGCCATGGCTTCCGCGACGAAGCCGTAATCCACTTTA from Bdellovibrio bacteriovorus encodes:
- a CDS encoding cell envelope integrity protein TolA, giving the protein MELEREPNREEERLSRGLGVSFVVHGMILLLFTVKAVFFTPEQIDFSQAVRVDMVALPDKVPAKIEPPKPEAKPQLPDKPAEKPVEKAAEKPPTPPAPKPEVKVPKADEGVNLEKVKSKQQSALEKLKAMAALEKIKEDVESEKKKEAAKGKADDGGQKIKGNILSPGTSLTGLAKLQHETYAADLDAHIKQHWALPEWLAKRDLKAQARVQIDSRGNILGRKIVKSSGNPSYDDEVLATIDRSAPFPAPPERFIAIVSVDGILIGFPE